The Candidatus Cloacimonadota bacterium region GGAGTTGCTTTTTTATGAACTTTACGAGCACCCGGATTATCCAGAAAATTTGTTTTGTTCGCAAATTTAATGATAAAAGGAGTGATACTGTAAACAGAAAGAAAAGCAAGGATGAAAGCTGTCAGATATGAATAAATTATGTTCACCTAAAACTCCTTAATCATTTTTTTTATTCCTGAATCTCGTTTCTTTTTTATAAATTTGCTTTTTTTGTCAATGATTTATCCATTAGTTTTATTGGATAAACAAACTATTTGACAATTTGAACTAACAAAAGTTTCTGAACTATGAGGGAAGTATGAGAAATTTTAAAAATCGGAAAGCATCGCATAATTATTATTTTGTAGAGGAACTGGAAACAGGAATCGTCTTGAAAGGAACCGAAATCAAGTCTATCAGATCGGGAAGATTAAATTTCAAAGATAGTTATGCTTATTTTGAAAACGACGAAATCTGGCTTTATAACCTGCATATCAGTCAATATGAACAGGGAAGTTTCAATAATCATGATCCCGATCGTAAACGAAAACTTTTATTGCACAGAAAAGAAATCAGGAAATTGATGAAAAAAGTGGAAGAAAAAGGTTTTACTCTCATTCCTAAAGAAATTTACATTAACGAAAAAGGATTTGTAAAAGTCAACCTTGCAGTTGCCAGAGGTAAAAGACAATATGATAAACGGGAGACAATTCAAAAGAAAGATGAAATGCGGGATATGGAACGGAAGATGAAATTGAATTTAGGATAGAATTTAAAAAAATCAGGAAAAAATATGTGGCTCTGGGATAGTAGAACTCATCAATTTATTACTTCGAATGCTTTAAAAAAATGCAAAGCTTCATTTGTGCATTTACTAAAACTTCACCAGGAACTTTTTATTCTCGGTATCGAAGCTCCTGACAGGATCTTTAAAGATTTTACAAATCATTATTATAACTGC contains the following coding sequences:
- the smpB gene encoding SsrA-binding protein SmpB, translating into MRNFKNRKASHNYYFVEELETGIVLKGTEIKSIRSGRLNFKDSYAYFENDEIWLYNLHISQYEQGSFNNHDPDRKRKLLLHRKEIRKLMKKVEEKGFTLIPKEIYINEKGFVKVNLAVARGKRQYDKRETIQKKDEMRDMERKMKLNLG